The Podospora bellae-mahoneyi strain CBS 112042 chromosome 7, whole genome shotgun sequence genome includes a window with the following:
- a CDS encoding hypothetical protein (COG:C; COG:H; EggNog:ENOG503NX7X) — MTPEERVPVLIVGSGSAGLCAAVWLARFNIPYKILERRNGPLEIGQADGVQTRTVEIFDSFGIAEEMLREAYHVLEIAFWSAPDAEKGIKRAKYEADKETEISHQPHVILNQARLNELMTGLLGSNPPIEYRCEVKNVVVDDNADRKDLESYPVRVDAVQDGVQKTYRAKYVLGCDGAHSIVRKSLGFKMVGDSSDAVWGVMDIYPRTNFPDIRKKAVINSAVGNILLIPREGDSMVRFYTELPAGTKVSDVSLEKLHDHARKVFHPYEMEFAETFWWSAYSIGQRRADFFHQDHRVFLTGDACHTHSPKAGQGMNVSLQDGHNIGWKLGMVLQGLARPDILETYVLERERTATELIDFDRKFTKLFNTKYRQEHGITAGMFAEQFTKAGRYTAGQAVQYDASAITDIGEHDKELVAKVTVGMRFPTAQVVRSCDAKAMQLVKGLPANGQWYIVVFSGDLSQPEAMSRLDEISSTLSQTVQRFTPTGVDPDAVIDRILVTAGDRKKVELDTIPDFFTPVTGKWKMKNLGKIYADDDSYNSGHGHAYEAYGVDASKGAIVVVRPDHYVAKVCRLEDVESLGSFFEGFLVPAES; from the exons ATGACACCAGAAGAAAGAGTCCCCGTCCTCATCGTGGGCTCAGGCTCAGCAGGCCTCTGCGCGGCCGTTTGGCTGGCCCGCTTCAACATCCCCTACAAGATCCTCGAGCGCCGCAATGGTCCCCTCGAGATTGGACAGGCAGACGGCGTGCAGACCCGCACAGTCGAGATCTTCGACTCGTTCGGGATAGCAGAGGAGATGCTCCGGGAGGCCTACCACGTGCTGGAGATTGCCTTTTGGTCCGCCCCCGACGCCGAGAAGGGCATCAAGAGGGCCAAGTACGAGGCCGACAAAGAGACCGAGATCAGCCACCAGCCGCacgtcatcctcaaccaggCGAGACTCAACGAGTTGATgacggggttgttggggtccAACCCACCGATTGAGTACCGATGCGAGGTGAAgaatgtggtggtggatgacaATGCGGATAGAAAGGATTTGGAGTCTTACCCGGTCAGAGTGGATGCTGTTCAGGACGGAGTTCAGAAGACGTATCGGGCGAAATATGTGCTT GGCTGTGACGGCGCACACAGCATCGTCAGGAAATCCCTCGGCTTCAAGATGGTGGGCGACAGCTCAGACGCGGTCTGGGGTGTCATGGACATCTACCCCCGCACAAACTTCCCAGACATTCGCAAAAAGGCGGTCATCAACTCAGCAGTCggcaacatcctcctcatcccgaGAGAGGGCGACTCCATGGTCCGCTTCTACACCGAGCTCCCGGCAGGTACCAAAGTCAGCGATGTCAGCCTCGAAAAGCTGCACGACCACGCCCGCAAGGTGTTTCACCCCTATGAGATGGAGTTTGCGGAGACTTTCTGGTGGTCAGCCTACTCCATCGGTCAAAGAAGAGCCGACTTCTTCCACCAAGATCACCGTGTGTTTTTGACAGGTGATGCGTGCCACACTCACTCTCCCAAAGCCGGTCAGGGTATGAACGTCAGTCTGCAGGACGGCCACAACATTGGATGGAAGCTTGGGATGGTCCTGCAGGGCCTTGCACGCCCAGATATTCTCGAGACGTATGTGCTTGAGCGGGAGCGGACGGCTACCGAGCTGATCGACTTTGACCGCAAATTCACAAAGctcttcaacaccaagtACCGCCAGGAACACGGCATAACGGCGGGGATGTTTGCGGAGCAGTTCACCAAGGCGGGCAGGTACACGGCTGGCCAGGCTGTGCAGTACGATGCGTCTGCCATAACCGATATTGGAGAGCACGACAAGGAGTTGGTGGCAAAGGTGACAGTCGGCATGAGGTTTCCCACGGCGCAAGTGGTGCGGTCGTGTGACGCCAAGGCCATGCAGCTTGTGAAGGGGCTGCCAGCGAACGGGCAGTGGTATATCGTGGTGTTCTCGGGAGATCTGTCGCAGCCCGAAGcgatgtcgaggttggacGAG ATCTCTTCAACACTCTCCCAAACAGTCCAGCGCTTCACGCCGACTGGTGTGGACCCAGATGCCGTGATCGACCGGATATTGGTGACAGCGGGCGACAGGAAGAAGGTTGAATTGGACACCATCCCGGATTTCTTCACACCGGTAACCGGGAagtggaagatgaagaaTCTGGGCAAGATCTATGCCGATGATGACAGCTACAACTCGGGACACGGCCATGCGTATGAGGCTTATGGAGTCGATGCTTCCAAGGGCGCCATTGTGGTCGTGCGGCCTGATCACT ATGTTGCCAAGGTTTGCAGGTTGGAGGATGTCGAGTCTCTGGGAAGCTTCTTTGAGGGCTTCTTGGTGCCTGCTGAAAGTTGA
- a CDS encoding hypothetical protein (EggNog:ENOG503P2V6; COG:S), whose product MSKSILFLGATGGVGFSALQRSLAAGHSCTALCRTPSTLSDKIPAEVDQKLLRIEQGNAHDVDAVLRALLPSPSSPRQGLPDVIVFSIGAYFNLSKMGMDDAHVCENGIKTVLAALQKARTEHNLQGKPRIVALSSTGVSDFGRDVPLLFVPLYHVGLKVPHKDKKAMEDALVESEEEWTIVRPSLFVDGAKDGPKREIRAGKEDPIKGVVESKAVGYTISREDVGRWIFENLIEGEKAGEWLRRMAAITY is encoded by the coding sequence ATGTCCAagtccatcctcttcctcggcgcaACCGGAGGCGTAGGCTTCTCTGCCCTCCAGCGCTCCCTCGCTGCCGGCCACTCCTGCACAGCCCTCTGCCGCACACCTTCCACTCTCTCCGACAAGATCCCGGCCGAAGTCGACCAGAAGTTGCTGCGGATAGAGCAGGGCAATGCTCACGACGTCGACGCTGTTCTCCGCGCCCTTCTCCCTTCACCGTCCTCGCCCCGCCAGGGCCTCCCAGATGTGATCGTCTTCTCCATCGGCGCCTACTTCAACCTGTCCAAGATGGGCATGGACGACGCTCACGTGTGCGAAAATGGCATCAAGACCGTCTTGGCCGCCTTGCAGAAGGCCAGAACAGAGCACAACCTGCAGGGCAAGCCGCGGATTGTTGCCCTCAGCTCCACAGGAGTATCCGACTTTGGGCGGGATGtgccgttgttgtttgttCCGTTGTATCATGTCGGTCTGAAGGTTCCCcacaaggacaagaaggccaTGGAAGACGCTTTGGTCGAGAGTGAGGAGGAATGGACCATTGTGAGGCCAAGTCTATTTGTTGACGGTGCCAAAGATGGTCCCAAGCGGGAGATCAGAGCCGGGAAGGAGGATCCAATCAAGGGAGTGGTGGAGAGTAAGGCAGTTGGCTATACCATCAGTCGGGAGGATGTCGGGAGGTGGATCTTTGAGAACCTGATCGAGGGAGAGAAAGCTGGAGAGTGGCTCAGGAGGATGGCTGCCATTACATACTAA